One window of Epinephelus fuscoguttatus linkage group LG9, E.fuscoguttatus.final_Chr_v1 genomic DNA carries:
- the npas4a gene encoding neuronal PAS domain-containing protein 4A → MYRSTKGASKARRDQINAEIRNLKDLLPISDADKARLSYLHIMSLACMYTRKSVFFTQEAGAAASLEESARLLSFHELSELMQALPGFLMLLTGEGKLLYLSDSVSEHLGHSMVDLVAQGDSVYDIIDASDHLIMRSNLSTSTSLEMDRLFRCRFNTSKSVRRQSAGNKLVLIRARCLSPPSTSPAAGSYWTSNPVWVCFCSPLEPHPTRSGPGAERESTSTPALAETNLFLACFHSQHGRDMRLEAAHDNVRAYLGFDVTALRSRSWYSLLHPQDLSHASAQHRSLLREGGEGRAEMVVRVQAQDQSWVWLYMVLQLQPGEIPISSNNYIISDSEAWSVRQQLSSEQTQLTLVLSGGTSQQEGMSLQSPETLSSPDQVFTPGSSGLSAQSFDFSTAGCSVGSSDEPGSSAAEAMQLEGDPRSSISSLEEESFFQQPPRESPSAASSPTPVTVETVADLDFLTQNILLPPSFQLDPPLPALPLPLPPVPAAQAQQTKEFVCTPPYTPHVAGSSFPFGEPLFSFDPTGTTTPPPSATTATATTSLAPSTSSSAPPTTASSPAPPTTLSTKIPLTLPTPSTDFLFSIEPCSGALYEKLPPTPDSPGDGDCTVMTLPEVRGPLYVDVPLGPLQCPPEGLLTPEASPGKQPCLSFFSLEREREKERAEISLLAQHISSLAEGFYLDPLLSKLSPPSMSPSSSPPSPFLSPDIEPADVDSIHMLREFYPIKAWRGLDIPMFLDDDDSLFEESILETLLQDNFVPPQSPGLSNPSPSTSPMPNPSSPISPQTPVCWRQPSQFEGVGHFCSVQSAQCNSMAGCGATVAAEAGAKVEGEGLAEEAMEIEVVSSPVSSCSSIPASPPLILTASPSPATSTPIVSPTPVSCNQSLLEELAVLEPMFGAGASIAPGLGQQPELYQLQCHPSPQCFHKDGSGSVPPF, encoded by the exons ATGTACCGCTCAACCAAAGGAGCATCCAAGGCTCGACGGGACCAGATCAACGCCGAGATCCGGAACCTGAAGGACTTGTTGCCCATCTCCGATGCAGATAAAGCGCGGCTCTCATACCTGCACATCATGTCACTTGCCTGCATGTACACCAGGAAATCCGTCTTCTTCACTCAAG AGGCGGGAGCTGCTGCTAGTCTCGAGGAGAGCGCCAGGTTACTGTCTTTCCACGAACTGTCGGAGTTGATGCAGGCACTGCCggggtttctgatgctgctgacTGGGGAAGGGAAGCTCCTGTACCTGTCAGACAGCGTCTCCGAGCACCTTGGACACTCCATG GTGGATCTCGTGGCACAGGGGGACAGTGTGTATGATATCATCGACGCCTCAGACCACTTAATCATGCGGAGCAACCTGTCAACCTCCACGTCACTTGAGATGG ACCGTCTCTTCCGCTGTCGTTTCAACACCTCTAAGTCCGTGCGGAGGCAGAGTGCTGGGAACAAGCTGGTTCTGATCCGAGCTCGCtgcctctctcccccctccacATCTCCTGCCGCCGGGTCCTACTGGACATCCAACCCAGTCTGGGTGTGTTTCTGCTCCCCTCTGGAGCCCCACCCGACCCGCTCCGGCCCCGGGGCAGAGAGGGAGTCCACCTCCACCCCTGCCCTCGCCGAGACCAACTTGTTCCTGGCGTGCTTCCACTCCCAGCATGGCCGGGACATGAGGCTGGAGGCGGCCCACGACAA TGTGCGCGCCTATCTCGGCTTTGATGTGACAGCTTTACGCTCTCGCTCCTGGTACAGCCTCCTCCACCCACAGGATCTGTCACATGCCTCCGCTCAGCACCGCAGCCTAT tgagagagggaggagaaggcAGAGCTGAAATGGTGGTGCGTGTACAAGCTCAGGACCAGTCGTGGGTTTGGCTCTACATGGTGCTTCAGCTGCAGCCCGGAGAAATCCCCATCAGCAGCAACAACTACATCATCAG TGATTCTGAGGCCTGGTCAGTGCGTCAGCAGCTCAGCTCAGAGCAGACCCAGCTGACCCTGGTTCTGAGTGGTGGCACCTCTCAGCAGGAGGGTATGAGCCTCCAGTCTCCAGAAACCCTGTCCAGTCCAGACCAGGTCTTCACCCCAGGCAGCAGCGGCCTGTCAGCCCAGTCCTTTGACTTCAGCACCGCTGGCTGCAGCGTGGGCTCCTCCGATGAACCAGGGAGCTCTGCTGCTGAGGCCATGCAGCTGGAGGGTGACCCTCGCTCCAGTATCTCCTCTCTGGAGGAGGAAAGCTTCTTTCAGCAGCCTCCCAGAGAAAGCCCCTCAGCTGCCTCCTCCCCGACTCCAGTCACTGTTGAAACAGTAGCAGACTTAGACTTTTTAACCCAGAACATTCTCCTGCCACCTTCCTTCCAGCTTGACCCTCCGCTGCCGGCTCTTCCCCTGCCTCTCCCCCCAGTTCCTGCTGCACAAGCTCAGCAGACCAAAGagtttgtgtgcacaccacCCTACACTCCCCACGTTGCTGGGTCTAGCTTCCCATTTGGCGAACCCCTCTTCAGCTTCGACCCCACTGGCACAACTACTCCCCCGCCCTCTGCTACAACTGCCACCGCCACCACCTCACTGGCCCCTTCAACTTCCTCCTCAGCCCCACCAACCACCGCCTCAAGCCCTGCTCCCCCCACCACCCTGTCCACCAAGATCCCCCTTACGCTGCCTACTCCCTCCACTGACTTTCTCTTCTCTATTGAGCCCTGCAGTGGAGCCCTTTATGAGAAACTGCCCCCCACACCCGACAGCCCCGGAGACGGTGACTGCACAGTGATGACTCTGCCCGAGGTTCGGGGTCCACTTTATGTAGATGTACCACTGGGGCCCCTCCAGTGTCCCCCTGAGGGCCTCCTCACCCCCGAGGCATCACCCGGTAAACAGCCGtgcctctccttcttctccctggagagagagagggagaaggagagggcaGAAATCTCCCTCTTAGCTCAGCACATCAGCTCACTGGCAGAGGGATTCTACCTGGATCCACTCTTGTCCAAACTTTCTCCTCCCTCCATgtcaccctcctcctcccctccctcccccttccTGTCTCCCGACATAGAACCTGCTGATGTTGATTCAATCCACATGCTTAGGGAGTTTTATCCCATCAAAGCATGGAGAGGTCTGGACATTCCCATGTTCCTCGACGACGATGACTCTCTGTTTGAAGAGAGCATCCTAGAAACCCTCCTCCAAGACAACTTTGTTCCTCCTCAGTCCCCCGGCCTCTCCAacccctccccctccacctccccaatGCCCAACCCCTCCAGCCCGATTTCTCCTCAAACCCCAGTGTGCTGGCGCCAACCCTCCCAGTTTGAGGGAGTGGGCCACTTCTGTAGCGTCCAATCGGCGCAATGTAACTCCATGGCTGGGTGCGGGGCGACTGTGGCTGCTGAGGCCGGGGCGAAGGTGGAAGGGGAGGGGCTAGCGGAGGAAGCAATGGAGATCGAGGTGGTGTCATCTCCTGTGTCCTCTTGCTCCTCCATCCCAGCTTCCCCTCCCCTCATCCTCACTGCCTCCCCCAGCCCCGCCACCTCCACGCCCATCGTCTCGCCCACGCCTGTGTCTTGCAATCAGTCCCTCCTGGAGGAACTGGCCGTCCTGGAACCCATGTTTGGGGCAGGTGCCTCGATCGCCCCTGGCTTAGGGCAACAACCTGAGTTGTATCAACTCCAATGTCATCCATCGCCACAGTGCTTCCACAAAG aTGGGAGTGGAAGTGTTCCTCCGTTCTAA